In a genomic window of uncultured Flavobacterium sp.:
- a CDS encoding BlaI/MecI/CopY family transcriptional regulator, translating into MQKLTNKEEEIMHILWRLKKAFVKEIQAEITEDQPHYNTLSTIVRNLEEKGFVGHNAFGNTHQYYPAVTLEAYSKKFMNTAIDNFFNSSYKNMVSFFAKEEKISAAELREILAMIESPKEEK; encoded by the coding sequence ATGCAAAAGTTAACCAATAAAGAAGAGGAAATCATGCATATTTTATGGAGGCTTAAAAAAGCTTTTGTGAAAGAAATCCAAGCAGAAATTACCGAAGATCAACCGCATTACAATACACTTTCGACGATTGTTCGTAATCTTGAAGAAAAAGGTTTTGTGGGACATAATGCTTTCGGAAATACACATCAATATTATCCTGCAGTTACGCTTGAAGCTTACAGTAAAAAGTTTATGAATACTGCTATTGATAATTTTTTCAATAGTTCTTATAAAAATATGGTTTCCTTTTTTGCTAAAGAAGAAAAAATTTCTGCAGCCGAATTAAGAGAAATCCTTGCAATGATTGAATCTCCAAAAGAAGAAAAATAA
- a CDS encoding M56 family metallopeptidase, translating into MEALFIFIAKSSGLLLLFFCAYIFLLRKETFFNSNRWFLMAGLITSVVLPFLVYTKVVWINPTPLSNINYLELQPLNTENNSFEINWNLVFIAVYILGFIGFLIKFGIDFYSLNTIIKGKKIQQQADFKFIDVEENIAPFSYFDYIVYNSSMYTAVELESILEHEKVHSDQNHSVDVLISRVFCILFWFNPIMWFYKKSIVQNLEFIADKEAAQKISDKKAYQYTLLKITTHENCLAITNHFYQSLIKKRIIMLNKNQSKKSNSWKYYVVIPALAAFVLLFQVEVIAKEKRETPVKVSKKEIMAVDVFKIKKTSTDHDLKVIAEKLKLNHNVDFTIAELKRNSQNEITAIKLHAKSGSEQVQEYEILGDKGIRDCGIMITTNDDGSKKISLVADNKVADSSDKAKKVEIIKIQNSKTNTNVNTNSNNSTKADCNVSVVTNTAVNTNVDEKTNTKVIVKSVGYQTLKVNTDPLYIVDGIVIGNISKEDSNIIDVNDIKSVNVLKGPEAKAKYGEEAINGAVIIETKK; encoded by the coding sequence ATGGAAGCACTTTTTATATTTATAGCAAAATCAAGCGGATTATTACTTTTGTTTTTTTGTGCGTATATCTTTTTATTACGCAAAGAAACATTCTTCAATAGTAACCGATGGTTTTTAATGGCAGGTTTAATTACTTCTGTTGTATTGCCGTTTTTGGTTTACACCAAAGTAGTATGGATTAATCCTACTCCGCTTTCGAATATAAATTATTTAGAGCTTCAACCACTAAACACAGAAAATAACTCTTTTGAAATCAATTGGAATCTTGTCTTTATAGCTGTTTATATTCTTGGTTTTATTGGTTTTCTAATCAAATTTGGAATCGATTTTTACAGTTTAAATACTATTATAAAAGGTAAAAAAATACAACAACAAGCTGATTTTAAATTTATAGATGTAGAAGAAAACATTGCTCCTTTCTCCTATTTTGATTATATCGTGTACAACTCATCAATGTATACGGCAGTAGAATTAGAGAGTATTCTGGAACATGAAAAAGTTCATAGTGACCAAAACCACTCTGTTGATGTTCTTATTTCCAGAGTATTTTGCATCTTGTTTTGGTTCAATCCTATAATGTGGTTTTATAAAAAATCAATCGTTCAAAATCTTGAATTTATTGCTGATAAAGAAGCTGCTCAAAAAATTTCAGATAAAAAAGCATACCAATACACGCTTTTAAAAATCACGACACACGAGAATTGTCTCGCTATTACCAATCATTTTTATCAATCATTAATCAAAAAACGAATCATTATGTTAAACAAAAATCAATCAAAAAAGAGTAATTCATGGAAGTATTATGTTGTAATTCCAGCTCTGGCGGCATTTGTATTATTATTTCAAGTGGAAGTAATTGCAAAAGAAAAAAGAGAAACTCCTGTTAAGGTTTCTAAAAAAGAAATTATGGCTGTTGATGTTTTTAAAATCAAAAAAACCAGTACAGATCATGACTTAAAAGTCATTGCAGAAAAATTAAAACTAAATCACAATGTTGATTTTACAATTGCAGAATTAAAACGAAATTCTCAAAACGAAATAACTGCAATAAAACTTCACGCAAAAAGTGGTTCTGAGCAAGTTCAGGAATATGAAATTCTTGGCGACAAAGGAATTAGAGATTGCGGAATCATGATTACAACAAATGATGATGGTTCTAAAAAAATCAGTTTAGTTGCCGATAATAAAGTTGCTGATTCTAGTGACAAAGCAAAAAAAGTTGAAATAATTAAAATTCAAAATTCTAAAACTAACACCAATGTTAACACTAATTCTAATAATAGCACAAAAGCTGATTGCAATGTTAGTGTCGTTACTAATACTGCTGTAAACACGAATGTAGACGAAAAAACAAATACAAAAGTTATCGTTAAAAGTGTTGGATATCAAACTTTAAAAGTAAATACTGATCCGCTTTATATTGTTGACGGAATAGTAATTGGGAATATCAGCAAAGAAGATTCTAATATTATTGATGTCAATGATATAAAATCAGTAAATGTTCTTAAAGGTCCGGAAGCCAAAGCTAAATATGGTGAAGAAGCTATAAATGGAGCTGTTATTATTGAGACAAAAAAATAA
- a CDS encoding BlaI/MecI/CopY family transcriptional regulator — protein sequence MQKLTNKEEEIMHILWKLNKAFVKEIQTEITEDQPHYNTLSTIVRNLEEKGYVGHNAFGNTHQYYPIVSIEDYSKGFMSTAIDNYFNSSYKSMVSFFAKEEKISAAELREILAMIETPLEVK from the coding sequence ATGCAAAAGCTGACCAACAAAGAAGAAGAAATTATGCATATTTTATGGAAGCTTAATAAAGCTTTTGTAAAAGAGATTCAAACAGAAATTACTGAAGATCAACCGCATTACAATACACTTTCGACCATTGTTCGCAATCTGGAAGAAAAAGGATATGTGGGACATAATGCTTTTGGAAATACGCATCAATATTATCCAATTGTAAGTATTGAAGATTACAGTAAAGGTTTTATGAGTACGGCAATTGACAATTATTTCAATAGCTCTTATAAAAGTATGGTTTCATTTTTTGCTAAAGAAGAAAAAATTTCGGCGGCAGAATTACGCGAAATCCTGGCTATGATCGAAACTCCACTTGAAGTAAAATAA